The genomic interval CGATCGTGATCCTCGTCTCACCGGCTGTCCTCACTGCAGCTTGATCGCCCGCGCCTCGCGGTCGACGAGACGCACAACCACCGACTCCCCGGCGGTGAGATCGACCACGTCATCGGCGACGAGACGCACCGTGGCGTCCCACCACGGTGACCCTGCCCGGTCCACCCACGACGTCACCGTCCCGACGGCGTCGATCGTGTGATCCTCGTCGGGCGAGATGGCGATACGGCCCCGGTAGACACCCATCGGCGTCAACCTCCTTCTCCGCGCTCTTCCCTTCGCCGCGGCTCGACCCGCCTGCCCGGCCCCGCCACCGTCCCGCGCGGCCGCCACCGCTTCCCCTCGTCGTCCACGTCGAAAGACTGCGAGATACGGGTCCGGTCGAAGATCCGCACAACCGGCGCACTCGGATCCGTCAGAACGAGTTCCACGTCGTGGTCTTCGCAGTGCTGACGCAGACCCATCAGCGAACGCGCGCCGTGGGCGTCGCAGAACGAGACATCGGACAGGTCGATGATCAACTGCCCGTCAACATCGTCGAGCAGGTCCTCGATCGCCGTGACGACACCTGCGGAGGTAACCAGACACAGGCTGCCCTCGATGACCGCCGCGACGACATCGCCGCGCGGCTCAGCCCGGACCTCGCCATGGGCCGGACCGACGCCTCCCGACCACAATCGGCGCGGTTCGGACTCCGCCACCACCGCCCGGTGCTGGCCTGACTGAACCATCGGCGTTCCCGTTCTGGAGGCCTCCGCGGTGGAGGACCCGATCCGGGGGGCGAACACGCCCGAGGGCGCAACGCCCCTCCGAATCGCACGGTACGCCCATCGCTCCCGCGATAACAGGGCACTCCGTAACTCAGGAACGGCAGGATCTTGTCGAACCCGCGTCGCTGAGACGAACTACGCCGACGGCATCGGCGAACACGTCGACGGCCAGCCTCAGGGTTGACGCAACCGCTCTACCCGCCGGGAACGAGGACTGGCTTCACGACCTCGCCGGACGATGCGAGCCGCTCCGCCTCGTTGATCTCGCTGAGAGCGAAAGTCCGGATCAGCTTGTCGAACGGGAAGCGGCCCTGCTGCCACAGCTCCAGCAGCTTCGGGATGAGCGTCTGTGGGTTGCTCAAGCCCTCGATCAGCCCGACGACAGTGCGGCCCGCCATGATCACCGACGTGTCGAGAACCGATGGTCCGACCGGGATTCCGATGAGACCACACACTCCACCGCTGCAAAGAGAGGCGACTGCGTCCGCCACCACAGCCGGCACCCCGGTCGTCTCGTAGGAGAAGTCGATGCCCTCTCGTCCTGTCACCGTCTTGATCTGCGCAGCGACGTCCTCGCCACCGATGATGGTGTGCGTTGCCCCGACCTCGGTTGCAAGCGCCAGGCGCGACTCGTGGAGGTCGACGGCGATGATCGTCGTGGCACCGGCCACCCGGGCCGCCATGACTACAGACAGGCCCACCGACCCCGCGCCGAACACGGCGACGCTCGATCCGGCGCCGACTTCGGTTCCCACCAACACCGATCCGGCACCTGTGA from Acidimicrobiales bacterium carries:
- a CDS encoding STAS domain-containing protein, whose amino-acid sequence is MVQSGQHRAVVAESEPRRLWSGGVGPAHGEVRAEPRGDVVAAVIEGSLCLVTSAGVVTAIEDLLDDVDGQLIIDLSDVSFCDAHGARSLMGLRQHCEDHDVELVLTDPSAPVVRIFDRTRISQSFDVDDEGKRWRPRGTVAGPGRRVEPRRREERGEGG
- a CDS encoding NAD(P)-dependent alcohol dehydrogenase, encoding MKIEAAILRSAHDPFVIEDVTLREPDQGEILVRLAGVGMCHTDLFARHGMGALPLIAGHEGSGVVEAVGSAVEGVAVGDHVVLAFDSCGLCSRCLDARPALCASFVEKNFVGNQSSVLDGDGNVVTAGWFGQSSFATFALASPRNAVVVDKALPLELLGPLGCGVITGAGSVLVGTEVGAGSSVAVFGAGSVGLSVVMAARVAGATTIIAVDLHESRLALATEVGATHTIIGGEDVAAQIKTVTGREGIDFSYETTGVPAVVADAVASLCSGGVCGLIGIPVGPSVLDTSVIMAGRTVVGLIEGLSNPQTLIPKLLELWQQGRFPFDKLIRTFALSEINEAERLASSGEVVKPVLVPGG